A genome region from Arachis duranensis cultivar V14167 chromosome 6, aradu.V14167.gnm2.J7QH, whole genome shotgun sequence includes the following:
- the LOC107495772 gene encoding WD repeat-containing protein PCN isoform X1: MGEIYKINSIDWRPSPVVALATSVDGLRVAAARQDGSLELWLVSPGSIGWHCQLTIHGDPTTRVSSLLWCPGGSNGMPCGRLFSSNIDGSVSKWDLFHLKQTTVLDSDGVSIWQMAVTFPKVDLVNNVPNGDVMGNGYASKIQESDEQESSDSDEDNDSPDAGKQSVLESPRVAIGYDDGSVRIYAISDEDEFLYVKSLPRVKGRVLSVTWSTDANYIYSGSSDGLIRCWDATSSREIYRITAGLGGLGGGHELCIWSLLSLRSGTLVSADSSGSVQFWDSKHGTLLQAHSLHKGDVNALAASPSHDRVFSAGSDGQVILYKLSSQSASSDSVNPLVMTKKWIYVHYVRSHTHDVKALTVAVPISQEADSLPEERNKRRRLEGKPVDLNYHKWSQFGVPMLISAGDDTKLFAYPVKEFTKFSPHDICPAPQRTPVQLVLNTAFNQSSMLLVQSRQWLDVHLLHLGNVRTAGCFTKTEILARVKTKESRKIACSTIANSGEHFAYSDNARPSLFELKRSEVGKITWSVSRKKLPPRLPFAHSMIFTHESSWLILAGHDRRIYVVDVSTSELVHAFTPCRELDDEKLPPKEPPITRLFTSSDRQWLAAVNCFGDIYVFNLETLRQHWFISRLDGASVTAGGFPPQNNNVMIVTTSSNQVYAFDVEAKQLGEWSMRNTYVLPRRFQEFPGEVIGLSFPPSSTSSSVVIYSSRAMCLIDFGLPVEQDESDMLNAQESLTRNLQQNFTNVKKRTKYRRNFDVFSLDNPVLFLAHVSKNSFFMVEKPWLEVVKRLEAPPVHKHIFGT, translated from the exons ATGGGCGAAATCTACAAAATCAACTCAATAGATTGGAGACCCTCTCCGGTAGTCGCTCTTGCCACCAGCGTCGACGGCCTCCGTGTAGCCGCAGCTCGCCAAGACGGTTCCCTTGAACTCTGGCTCGTATCTCCCGGCTCCATTGGCTGGCACTGTCAACTT ACGATTCATGGTGACCCTACTACAAGAGTATCTTCGCTTCTTTGGTGCCCTGGCGGCTCCAATGGCATGCCGTGCGGTCGTTTGTTTTCGTCTAACATTGATGGTTCAGTTTCCAAGTGGGATCTTTTCCACCTGAAGCAAACG ACTGTGCTTGATTCAGATGGTGTTTCCATTTGGCAAATGGCTGTTACGTTCCCTAAGGTTGATTTAGTTAATAATGTGCCTAATGGTGATGTTATGGGGAATGGTTATGCCAGTAAAATTCAAGAATCTGATGAACAAGAGAGCAGCGATAGTGACGAAGATAATGACTCACCTGATGCTGGCAAGCAATCTGTTCTTGAGTCTCCACGTGTAGCAATTGGTTATGATGATGGAAGTGTGAGGATTTATGCCATATCTGACGAAGATGAATTCCTATATGTAAAATCATTGCCTCGGGTCAAAG GACGAGTTTTAAGTGTGACTTGGAGCACTGATGCTAACTACATATACTCCGGAAGTAGTGATGG GTTAATACGGTGCTGGGATGCTACGTCTAGTCGTGAAATTTATAGGATTACGGCTGGGCTTGGAGGTTTGGGTGGCGGACATGAACTTTGCATATGGTCGTTACTGTCTTTAAG GTCTGGGACGCTTGTTAGTGCAGACAGCAGTGGCAGTGTCCAATTTTGGGATAGTAAACATGGAACTCTCTTGCAAGCACATTCATTGCACAAGGGCGATGTAAATGCTTTGGCTGCATCCCCAAGTCATGATAGGGTGTTCTCGGCTGGTTCTGATGGCCAG GTTATTCTCTATAAGCTGTCTAGCCAGTCAGCATCTTCCGACAGTGTCAACCCCCTTGTGATGACAAAGAAATGGATCTATGTTCACTATGTAAGGTCTCATACACATGATGTCAAGGCCTTGACTGTTGCTGTGCCGATATCTCAAGAAG CAGATTCTCTGCCAGAAGAGAGGAATAAAAGACGTCGGCTTGAAGGAAAGCCTGTTGATTTAAATTATCATAAATGGTCCCAATTTGGGGTTCCCATGCTTATCTCAGCAGGAGATGACACAAAACTATTTGCATACCCGGTAAAGGAATTCACTAAGTTTtctcctcatgatatttgtccTGCGCCTCAGAGAACCCCGGTTCAGCTAGTGCTTAATACTGCCTTCAATCAATCATCAATGCTTTTAGTCCAGTCTAGGCAATGGTTAGATGTACATTTACTACATCTTGGAAATGTTCGTACAGCTGGATGCTTTACTAAGACTGAAATCCTTGCACGAGTGAAGACTAAGGAATCTCGGAAGATTGCTTGCAGCACAATTGCTAATTCTGGGGAGCATTTTGCGTACTCAGATAATGCAAGGCCTAGTCTGTTTGAGTTAAAGAGGAGTGAAGTTGGAAAGATTACATGGAGCGTGAGTAGAAAGAAGCTTCCCCCGAGGTTACCCTTTGCCCATTCAATGATTTTCACCCATGAGTCATCCTGGTTGATACTAGCTGGCCATGATAGGAGGATATAT GTTGTGGATGTCAGCACATCGGAACTAGTGCATGCTTTTACACCCTGTCGGGAGCTGGATGACGAGAAATTGCCTCCGAAGGAACCTCCCATTACTAGATTATTTACCAGTTCCGACAGGCAGTGGCTGGCAGCTGTTAACTGCTTTGGCGATATATATGTGTTTAACTTGGAGACACTAAG GCAGCACTGGTTCATCTCAAGATTAGATGGTGCCTCTGTTACGGCTGGTGGGTTTCCTCCCCAGAACAACAATGTAATGATAGTTACAACTTCTTCGAATCAAGTGTATGCATTTGACGTTGAGGCCAAGCAGTTGGGAGAATGGTCGATGAGGAATACATACGTTCTTCCCCGGAGATTCCAGGAGTTTCCCGGTGAAGTCATTGGGCTTTCATTTCCTCCCTCATCAACTTCATCATCAGTTGTTATTTATAGCTCCAg GGCAATGTGCTTGATTGATTTTGGATTACCGGTGGAGCAAGACGAAAGCGATATGCTAAATGCTCAAGAATCATTGACCAGGAACTTGCAACAAAACTTTACTAATGTTAAGAAGAGGACAAAATATAGGAGAAACTTTGACGTATTTTCATTAGATAACCCAGTTTTATTTTTAGCTCATGTCTCAAAAAATTCCTTCTTTATGGTAGAAAAGCCATGGCTGGAAGTGGTTAAAAGACTAGAAGCCCCACCAGTTCATAAACATATTTTTGGCACCTAA
- the LOC107495773 gene encoding protein SOB FIVE-LIKE 5-like, with protein MDISASQYNSASESGWTHYLDQSSSLVSESYFQRIDEFEGKGAGRIMEEEEFEEDLSMVSDASSGPPHYDNASSWYCENNWYANNNNNTKESQKKKKKMMVKEFGRSQQQQQQSSYLDDTASSPIFNFPKESHKKSFSGNGAVEDALDFSQCLSVTRIKRKPKFQNLFRGKQASEEQGGFDEEGRK; from the exons atggatATATCAGCTTCACAATACAATAGTGCTAGTGAATCAGGTTGGACACATTATTTGGACCAATCTTCTTCACTTGTTTCTGAGAGTTATTTCCAAAGAATAGATGAATTTGAAGGGAAAGGAGCAGGAAGAATAATGGAAGAGGAGGAGTTTGAAGAAGATTTGTCAATGGTTTCTGATGCTTCATCAGGTCCTCCACATTATGATAATGCATCATCATGGTATTGTGAGAATAATTGGTAtgctaataacaataataataccaAAGAatcacagaagaagaagaagaagatgatggtcAAAGAATTTGGAAGAagtcaacaacaacaacaacaatcttcATATCTTGATGACACTGCTAGCTCACCAATCTTCAACTTTCCAAAGGAGAGTCACAAG AAGAGTTTCTCAGGGAATGGAGCAGTGGAAGATGCATTGGATTTTTCTCAGTGTTTATCAGTAACAAGAATAAAg AGAAAGCCTAAATTCCAGAACCTATTCAGAGGAAAACAAGCTTCAGAGGAACAAG GTGGTTTTgatgaagaaggaagaaaatga
- the LOC107495772 gene encoding WD repeat-containing protein PCN isoform X2 codes for MGEIYKINSIDWRPSPVVALATSVDGLRVAAARQDGSLELWLVSPGSIGWHCQLTIHGDPTTRVSSLLWCPGGSNGMPCGRLFSSNIDGSVSKWDLFHLKQTTVLDSDGVSIWQMAVTFPKVDLVNNVPNGDVMGNGYASKIQESDEQESSDSDEDNDSPDAGKQSVLESPRVAIGYDDGSVRIYAISDEDEFLYVKSLPRVKGRVLSVTWSTDANYIYSGSSDGLIRCWDATSSREIYRITAGLGGLGGGHELCIWSLLSLRSGTLVSADSSGSVQFWDSKHGTLLQAHSLHKGDVNALAASPSHDRVFSAGSDGQVILYKLSSQSASSDSVNPLVMTKKWIYVHYVRSHTHDVKALTVAVPISQEDSLPEERNKRRRLEGKPVDLNYHKWSQFGVPMLISAGDDTKLFAYPVKEFTKFSPHDICPAPQRTPVQLVLNTAFNQSSMLLVQSRQWLDVHLLHLGNVRTAGCFTKTEILARVKTKESRKIACSTIANSGEHFAYSDNARPSLFELKRSEVGKITWSVSRKKLPPRLPFAHSMIFTHESSWLILAGHDRRIYVVDVSTSELVHAFTPCRELDDEKLPPKEPPITRLFTSSDRQWLAAVNCFGDIYVFNLETLRQHWFISRLDGASVTAGGFPPQNNNVMIVTTSSNQVYAFDVEAKQLGEWSMRNTYVLPRRFQEFPGEVIGLSFPPSSTSSSVVIYSSRAMCLIDFGLPVEQDESDMLNAQESLTRNLQQNFTNVKKRTKYRRNFDVFSLDNPVLFLAHVSKNSFFMVEKPWLEVVKRLEAPPVHKHIFGT; via the exons ATGGGCGAAATCTACAAAATCAACTCAATAGATTGGAGACCCTCTCCGGTAGTCGCTCTTGCCACCAGCGTCGACGGCCTCCGTGTAGCCGCAGCTCGCCAAGACGGTTCCCTTGAACTCTGGCTCGTATCTCCCGGCTCCATTGGCTGGCACTGTCAACTT ACGATTCATGGTGACCCTACTACAAGAGTATCTTCGCTTCTTTGGTGCCCTGGCGGCTCCAATGGCATGCCGTGCGGTCGTTTGTTTTCGTCTAACATTGATGGTTCAGTTTCCAAGTGGGATCTTTTCCACCTGAAGCAAACG ACTGTGCTTGATTCAGATGGTGTTTCCATTTGGCAAATGGCTGTTACGTTCCCTAAGGTTGATTTAGTTAATAATGTGCCTAATGGTGATGTTATGGGGAATGGTTATGCCAGTAAAATTCAAGAATCTGATGAACAAGAGAGCAGCGATAGTGACGAAGATAATGACTCACCTGATGCTGGCAAGCAATCTGTTCTTGAGTCTCCACGTGTAGCAATTGGTTATGATGATGGAAGTGTGAGGATTTATGCCATATCTGACGAAGATGAATTCCTATATGTAAAATCATTGCCTCGGGTCAAAG GACGAGTTTTAAGTGTGACTTGGAGCACTGATGCTAACTACATATACTCCGGAAGTAGTGATGG GTTAATACGGTGCTGGGATGCTACGTCTAGTCGTGAAATTTATAGGATTACGGCTGGGCTTGGAGGTTTGGGTGGCGGACATGAACTTTGCATATGGTCGTTACTGTCTTTAAG GTCTGGGACGCTTGTTAGTGCAGACAGCAGTGGCAGTGTCCAATTTTGGGATAGTAAACATGGAACTCTCTTGCAAGCACATTCATTGCACAAGGGCGATGTAAATGCTTTGGCTGCATCCCCAAGTCATGATAGGGTGTTCTCGGCTGGTTCTGATGGCCAG GTTATTCTCTATAAGCTGTCTAGCCAGTCAGCATCTTCCGACAGTGTCAACCCCCTTGTGATGACAAAGAAATGGATCTATGTTCACTATGTAAGGTCTCATACACATGATGTCAAGGCCTTGACTGTTGCTGTGCCGATATCTCAAGAAG ATTCTCTGCCAGAAGAGAGGAATAAAAGACGTCGGCTTGAAGGAAAGCCTGTTGATTTAAATTATCATAAATGGTCCCAATTTGGGGTTCCCATGCTTATCTCAGCAGGAGATGACACAAAACTATTTGCATACCCGGTAAAGGAATTCACTAAGTTTtctcctcatgatatttgtccTGCGCCTCAGAGAACCCCGGTTCAGCTAGTGCTTAATACTGCCTTCAATCAATCATCAATGCTTTTAGTCCAGTCTAGGCAATGGTTAGATGTACATTTACTACATCTTGGAAATGTTCGTACAGCTGGATGCTTTACTAAGACTGAAATCCTTGCACGAGTGAAGACTAAGGAATCTCGGAAGATTGCTTGCAGCACAATTGCTAATTCTGGGGAGCATTTTGCGTACTCAGATAATGCAAGGCCTAGTCTGTTTGAGTTAAAGAGGAGTGAAGTTGGAAAGATTACATGGAGCGTGAGTAGAAAGAAGCTTCCCCCGAGGTTACCCTTTGCCCATTCAATGATTTTCACCCATGAGTCATCCTGGTTGATACTAGCTGGCCATGATAGGAGGATATAT GTTGTGGATGTCAGCACATCGGAACTAGTGCATGCTTTTACACCCTGTCGGGAGCTGGATGACGAGAAATTGCCTCCGAAGGAACCTCCCATTACTAGATTATTTACCAGTTCCGACAGGCAGTGGCTGGCAGCTGTTAACTGCTTTGGCGATATATATGTGTTTAACTTGGAGACACTAAG GCAGCACTGGTTCATCTCAAGATTAGATGGTGCCTCTGTTACGGCTGGTGGGTTTCCTCCCCAGAACAACAATGTAATGATAGTTACAACTTCTTCGAATCAAGTGTATGCATTTGACGTTGAGGCCAAGCAGTTGGGAGAATGGTCGATGAGGAATACATACGTTCTTCCCCGGAGATTCCAGGAGTTTCCCGGTGAAGTCATTGGGCTTTCATTTCCTCCCTCATCAACTTCATCATCAGTTGTTATTTATAGCTCCAg GGCAATGTGCTTGATTGATTTTGGATTACCGGTGGAGCAAGACGAAAGCGATATGCTAAATGCTCAAGAATCATTGACCAGGAACTTGCAACAAAACTTTACTAATGTTAAGAAGAGGACAAAATATAGGAGAAACTTTGACGTATTTTCATTAGATAACCCAGTTTTATTTTTAGCTCATGTCTCAAAAAATTCCTTCTTTATGGTAGAAAAGCCATGGCTGGAAGTGGTTAAAAGACTAGAAGCCCCACCAGTTCATAAACATATTTTTGGCACCTAA